Genomic DNA from Streptococcus uberis:
GCCTTTTGGAAAAAAATAAAAAAATAAAAACCATCCCTTGGGATGGTTTTTAGCTATTTAGAAAGGCTTCTAAATCTTTGAGCGATCTTTCCGCTATAGCTTCGTAACGCTCTTTCTTATCACGGATTCGTTTGCCTTCTAATTCTTTGATAATACCAAAATTAACATTCATTGGTTGAAAATGTTTACTGTCTGTATGTGTGACATAGTGTGGCAAGCTACCAATTGCTGTTGTTTCAGGGAAAATAATTGCCTCTTCTCCTTTGAAGAGTCTAGCAGCATTAATACCAGCAATAAGTCCAGAAGCTGCTGATTCCACATAACCTTCTACTCCAGTCATCTGACCTGCGAAGAAGAGGTTTTCATTTGCGCGTGATTGGAAGGTTTGTTTCAGTAAATTTGGTGAATCCATATAGGAATTACGATGCATAACTCCATAACGAACAAACTCAGCATTTTCAAGTCCTGGAATCATTTGGAAAACACGTTTTTGCTCGCCCCATTTCAAATGTGTCTGGAAACCAACCATATTATATAAGCTTCCTGCCGCATTGTCTTGACGTAATTGAACAACAGCGTATGGTGTTTTATAGTCACCATCACGTGGTCCTTTATAATCATCTGGGTATTCTAAACCAACGGGTTTCATTGGACCATATAGCATAGTTTTAATGCCACGTTTTGCCATAACTTCGATTGGCATACAGCCTTCAAAATACTTTTCTTTTTCAAAAGAGTTCAAAGGTGCTTCTTCTGCTGTTGTCAAGGCTTCATGAAAAGCCAAAAATTCCTCTTTTGTCATAGGACAATTGAGATAGGCAGCTTCACCTTTGTCGTAGCGTGACTTTAGATAAACTTTGTCCATATTGATGGTTGACTTATCAATAATCGGTGCTGCTGCATCATAGAAGTAAAATCCTTCTCCGCCATTTAGGGCATGAATTTTTTCAGCCAATGCATCGGATGTTAATGGACCGGTTGCTATAACAGTGATGGCATCATTTGGAATTTCTGTGATTTCACCCCTGATAACTTCGATAAGTGGATTATTCTCAAGCTCTGCTGTGACAGCTTCAGCATAACCTACTCGGTCAACTGCCATGGCTCCACCAGCTGGAACGCGGTGCGCTTCCCCGGCACGCATAATAATGGAATCAAGGCGTCGCATTTCTTCTTTTAGGAGACCTACGGCGTTTGTTAAACTATCCCCTCTGAAAGAGTTGGAACAAACTAATTCTGCAAAGTTGCTTGTTTTATGTTGCGGTGTGGCTTTAACCCCACGCATTTCATAAAGTTTAACAGGGATACCTCTTTTAGCGATTTGGTATGCGGCCTCTGAGCCGGCAAGACCCGCGCCGATAACGTTAATATAAGATTGAGACAATAGACTAATACCTCTTTGGAAAGTATACCTTCCCACAAATCTTTCTTTAAATTTTACTTGCTATATTATAGCAGAAAAAGACTCAAAAGCAAAAGAATGTTGATGTTTTACTCTTTTCTTTTTGGAAAAAGGTGCCCTTTAAAAGCAAATACAGTAAGCTAGAAAAACACTTAAAATACTAAAAAGGGATCCTATTAGATAATATTCAGCAAAAGCAGGGCTTTCAGAAATTTTATTGTAGCGTGCGATAGACTTAGCTGTGAAAACTAAGCCGATTGAGGCATATTGCCCCATGACCATACAAATACCAATAACTATTCTTTCCAATGTCCCAATCATAGCTCCTGCGCCACTAATGGTATCTAGTTTGACGCCTTCTGCAGGCTGATATTTTTCAAAGAGAATCTTAAAAAGGATATTACTTGGTTTTGTTATTAAAATAATGAAGAGTGCTGTTGTAAGTAAGCTGTTATCTAAATAAACTACTTTTGAATAGTTGTGAGCATTTATCACTGCAAGGCTGGCGATAATCGTCAGATGAAACAATTGATCAAGGATAAACGATTGTTTGATATTGAGTTTTAAAAGCCTTGCAAATTTAGATTTTGATAAATCAATGACGGCATGGCTCAACCAAATGATTAGATAGGTTAGCCATTGATTGGGTATGAGAACAAACAGGGGCATTAAAGTCACACCAACAAGTAAGATATGCTTAAGTAGATAGCGCTTGTCACTTAGCTTTTTTTCCGCCATTTGTGGACTTTGAAAGTGAAAATCGGCTAGGAAATGACATATTAAAAGGAGTAACAATAAGGGATTGCTTTTTAAATATTCTGCGATACTAGGCATTTTGATTTCCTTCTATTCTAAGTTTATTGATCAACTCTTTTGCAGCATTTCGGGTTCGAAAATAGACTTTAACACTACTACTTTTTAGCCTTTTAGATAGGCTACTTGCCGTCAAGCCTAGTTTTTCTGAAACTTCTTTTTGATCAAAATTTTCTTGGTAATAGTTTAAGTGTAAAATTGTTTCAAAGACTTCTTCTTGACTTGCTCGCCAATTACTTTTAATGGCATCTCCTGCAGAAATCAAGGCATTAATGACAACGTCTGTTTCTAAATCTTTTGTTCTTATCGCTATTTTTGTTTGCCCATAATCATTTTTTTGATGAATATAGGTTATGGCTTCTCTCGCCTGCCAATATGCTGGTCCGTCTGCTCCAATACTCATTTCAGGATTGATTTCTGTTATAATTTGACCGATTCCAATACCATATCTTATGGAATGAGGTTTCATAGCAAGAGAAATGTCATCAATCATTTGGAAAACATTTGCTTCTATCTTAAGCAAGCCTTGGAATTCATCTCCTAATGTAATTGAAAATTTTGAGACAATATCTTTTTGATATTTTTGATTGATTTTTTCTAAGGCTTTCTTGAATTTTTCCTGAAATTGATAGCGCTGTTCAACTTGTTTTGAATCGATAAAATCACCAATAACTGCAATATAATTCATTATGCTCCTCCATTTTAGTCCATTATAACAGACTAAATCAGAAAAGTCCATTATAACAGACTAAATAAAAAAGTCCATTATAACAGACTAATCATAAAAAGTCGTTTATAATAGACTTTTTATGATTGATGTAAAGGTTTATTGATAAAAAGGGGTAAGACCATAAACTTTGATAGATCTATGGTATACTAGAGTTAAATAGGAGAGATCTATGGAAATTAGGCAATTAAATTATTTTATTACAGTAGCAGAAACAAAGAATTATTCTCATGCTGCTAAAAGTCTATTTGTGACACAACCGACTTTGTCACAATCGATAAAAAAACTTGAACAGGAATTAAATACAGCCCTTTTTATTCAAAATGGCCGTCAGTTACAATTAACCGAGGCCGGTGAAATTCTTTATCAACGAGGAAAAACCTTGCTAAAAGATTTTAATCTCTTGCTTGAAGAAATTCATTTATTGAATCAAGAAAAAAAAGAATCTATAAGAATAGGATTAACATCACTATTTGCTATTCAATTTATGAAACAAATTTCAACATTTATGGCAACACATTCAAGTGTTGAAGTTTCCTTAATTCAAGATGGTTCTAGAAAATTACAAGAATTATTAGCAAAGGGAAAAATCGATATCGGTCTCCTATCATTCCCATGTCTAAGAGATGATATTACCATTGAACCATTACAAACATCAACACATGGGTATAAAGTTAGTATTGTTATGCCCAAAACGCACCCATTAGCAAATCATAAATCATTACGGTTAATTGATCTCAAAGATTGTCGCTTTGCTACTTTAAACGAGCATTTTATGTTAGGTGAAATGTTGCCAAGACGAGCTAGATCACTCGGTTTTGAGCCTAATATTGTTTTCAAACACAGTGATTGGGAAGTTATCATTCACAGTCTTGAAAGCCTTGATGCTGTAACGATTTTAGCTAGTGAATTTGAAAGTTTAAGTCAAAAAAACGATCTCATTTGGATACCGTTTCAAGATAAAAATGATTTTTACCCAATAGGCATTGCTTATCGCGACAATTACACTTTTAGTCCAACTATTGAAGAATTGTTAGCACTTTTAAAAACAAATTAAATAAAGTTAGAGTCATTTACTCTAACTTTATTTTTATTTGATTTTTTCTTCTTTGTAGTCGCATGACTCACTGCTACAAACGACTTGTTTGCCACCACCTCGAATTTTCTTTTCAACGAGATAATCACCTGATTTAGGACACTCTCTTCCTACAGGAATATCCCATGAGGTGAATTCACATTCTGGATAGCGGTCACAGCCATAAAAAACACGATTTTTCTTGGTTTTACGTTCTATAACTTGTCCTTTTTTACAGATAGGACAGGTCACACCGATTTCTTTAGTTATTGCTTTTGTGTTACGACAATCTGGGAAGTTGCTACAAGCATAAAACTTTCCAAATCGACCTAATTTAATAACCATAGGGTGACCACAAAGATCACAATCAAAACCTGCTGGTTCATCTTTAATTTGAATTTTTTCGATTTCATCTTCAGCTTTTTCTAAATCTTTTGCAAAAGGTTTGTAGAAAGTATCGATGACCGTTTGCCACTGTCTTTCACCAGTTTCAACCTGATCAAGTTTTGCTTCCATTTCGGCTGTAAATGTAACATTGACGATATCTGGGAAAAATTCAACGATTAATTTATTGACGATTTCACCAAGTTCTGTTGGTTCAAAACGTTTTGCTGAAAGTTTCACGTAATAGCGTCTTTGAATGACTTCTAAGGTTGGAGCATAAGTAGATGGTCTCCCAACCCCATTCTCTTCTAGTGTTTTAATGAGGGTTGCTTCAGAATAACGGGCAGGTGGTTGTGTGAAATGTTGCTCAGGATTTGTAGACTCTTTTGTAACGACTTCTCCTTGTGTCATTTCTGGCAGCATTTTATTTTTATCAGAATCATTATAAACTGCCATATAACCATTAAATTTAATTTGACTACCATTGGCAATAAATGAAACGCTATTTTGTTCAAGCGTCACTTTGACGGTATCAAAAATTGCTGCAGTCATCTGACTTGCTACGAAACGATTCCAGATAAGCGTATATAATTTTAACTGATCTTTATTTAAGTATTTTGCAATTGATTCAGGTGTATAGTGGACATTGGAAGGTCGAATGGCTTCATGGGCATCTTGAGCGCCATTAGTATTTTTTACCTTGTTACCGTGTTTTGAATAATTACTACCAAATCTCTCGGTAATGAAGGCTGCTGCTTCATTTTGTGCAATAGGACTAATTCTTGTTGAATCAGTACGCATGTACGTAATGAGACCTTGAGTACCGTTACTACCAAGATTAATCCCTTCATAAAGTTGTTGTGCAACCATCATAGTTTTACGCGTTCGAAAGTTTATCTTATTGGCAGCATCTTGCTGTAATGATGAAGTGGTATAAGGCATTGGTGCATTTCGACGGCGTTCTTTCTTTTCAACAGTTGTAACGTCGAAAGCATCACTTTTAAGGTGAGACAAAACAAACTTGACATCATCATTTGTTTCTAACTTCATTTTCTTTCCATTCAGTCCGTAAAAACTTGCTTGGAATTTTTGTCTCCCCTTTTTGAATAAACCATCTATAGTCCAATATTCTTCAGGTACAAAGGCCTTGATTTCATTTTCACGATCAATAATAAGTTTCAAAGCAACAGACTGAACACGTCCTGCTGAAAGTCCTTTTTTGACTTTTTGCCATAAAATAGGTGAAATAGAATAACCTACAATACGATCTAAGACGCGTCTTGCTTGCTGAGCATCAACTAAATCCATGTCAATGACTCTTGGTTCTAAGAAAGCATTTTTAACAGCATCTTTGGTAATTTCGTTAAAAACGACACGGTTTTTGTCATCACTTTCAAGACCTAAAATATGGGAAAGATGCCATGAAATAGCTTCTCCTTCTCTATCCGGGTCACTTGCTAAGAAAACTTTTTTGGCGTTTTTAGCTTCCTTTTTGAGAGAATTTATTAAAGGACCTTTTCCCCTGATATTAATATATTCCGGTTCATAATTGTTTTCAAAATCAATAGACATAGATGATTTTTTTAAATCACGAATATGACCCACTGATGCAACAACTTTATAATTTCGGCCTAAATATTTCTCAATTGTTTTAGCTTTAGCAGGTGATTCCACAATGACCAGATTTTTTTGAGGACTCGTGGATTTCTTTTTTGTAGCTTTTTTCTTTGCAGGTTTTGCTACGCTTTTCGTTTTAGTTACCAATTTGACACACTTCCTATAACTTAATGGTTAAAGCTTATAGAATAATATCCCATTTTTAATAGACTGTCAATAAAAAAATTTATATATAGGAAGAAAGTTTAAACTCAAAAAAGTTCAGAACTGATTTGAAAGCCATTGGTCACGCACTTTGCGCCTTCTTGAATCAATAAATTACAACCATCAGAAAATCCATCGATAATATTTCCTGGAATAGCATAAACGTCACGTCCTTCATCCAATGCATGTTGACAGGTTATCAAACTTCCAGAGCGTTTTTTTGCTTCAACTACTAATACTGCTTTTACGAGACCTGCAATAATACGATTTCGTTCAGGAAAGTGAAAGGAATATGGCTTATCATTAGGGGCATATTCTGATATAAGGAGATGATGTTGACCAATATAATCTTGTAAGCGGCGATTTTCTTTAGGATATATGTTATTAAAACCAGAGCCAATAATTGCAATTGTTTGACCACCATTTCTTAAACTACTGAGGTGAGCGGCTGTGTCGATGCCTCTAGCAAGTCCACTGACAATAACATATTTATTATTTAATTCTTCAACAATTTTTTGGACACTTTTTATTCCTGTTTCGGAAGCCTTTCTAGACCCAACAATAGCTAGTTTAGGTGAATCTAGTAGTTTGATATTTCCTTGGTAGAAGAATAAAACTGGTGGATTATGAATTTCTTTTAATAGAGCTGGGTATTCCTTATCTAGAATAGAAATGGAAGGATATTCCATGAAAATTTTTCTAAGTTCCTTACTTTTTAATGCTTTATAGTTCTCTATGAATGTAATGGGATCACTACATTTGGATACAACAGCCATATTTCGTAAAGATAAAGAAAGTGATTGTGTAGAGTGTTTCATGTAGGCGATGATATTCAGAATGTGATGATTTTTTAGTCCGGCACACTTAAGTTTAAAAATGTCAAAATTATTCATTAAATTACCTCTCTACCTAACTATTCGAAAAAAACCTTGAGAAAATCTCAAGGTTTTTTAGAGGTGTTTAATGATTTTGGCAGGGTTACCTGCCAATACAAGATTATCTCCAAATGATTTAGTAACGACGCTCCCAGCACCCACAACAACATTATCTCCTAAAGAAACACCAGGTAGAATGGTTACGCCGCCTCCTAACCAAACATTATCTCCAATTGTTATTGGAGCCCCATATTCAAGGCCTGATATACGCTCATCAGCATTTAAAGGATGTAAAGGTGTCAGTAATTGGCAATTAGGACCAAACATAGCATTATTACCAATTCGGATTTCGCAGACATCTAAGAGGGTTGTATTATAGTTGGCATAAAAATTCTCTCCTACATAAATGTTACTTCCATAGTCACAAACGAAATAAGGTTCCATATAGATAGATTCACCAGTGCTTCCAAGCCAATTTTTTAGGATCTGACTTCTTTTATGACCGTTTCCTTCAGAATTAAAAAGAGCAATCTGTTGACGTGCTTCCTGTCTCATTTGTTTTAATGTCGAATCGCTTGCATTGTAAAGCTCTCCGGCAAGCATTTTTTCTAACTCAGTCAATTTTAAAATAGCCTCCAATTGAAATGATAATCATAACATTGATTTAATAGGTTCATAGCTTGTTCGATGAATAGGTGTCACTCCAAATTGTTTGAGTCCATTTAGATGTGACGTAGTACCGTAACCAGCGTTTTTTGCAAAATTGTAGCCTGGAAAAGCTTTTTCATAATCCATCATTAAACGATCTCTCGTAACTTTGGCAACGATGGACGCTGCTGCAATTGACATAGAATTGGCATCCCCTTTTATGATAGATTGTTGGGGAATCGGAGTCTCCAAAGTCATAGCGTCAATTAACAAATAGTCTGGTTCTGTCACATCCCCTTTAATATTTTTAATCGCTTCAATCATGGCAACTTTTGTAGCTTGATAGATATTGATGTCATCAATGACATGATTATCAACGATACCAATACCAATACCTAAGGCTCTTTCTTGAATCGCTTGAAAGATAGAAAGATGTTTGGATTTAGGAATCTTTTTGGAATCATTTAGGCCCTTAATTTTACAATCTATAGGAAGAATCACACAAGCAGCCACAACTGGACCAGCTAAAGGTCCTCTGCCAACTTCGTCAATACCAGCAATTAATGAAAACCCTTCTTGATAAAGCACTTTTTCATAGCTGAGCATCTTATCCAGTCTAAGTTCTTCATCAATCATTGCTTGTATGGCTTTTCTTCGCTTGTTTACAGCTTTTTTAACCCCTACCCTATCATCTGATTCTAATTCAATAAAATAGGGGTCAGAGAGCTCAGAAATAGCCTCTAAAAGCCTATTGATTTCTTTAATGGTTTTTGTCATCAATATCACCTACTTGATCGAGGGTAAAAACGCCAAGTTTTCCATCTCTGATTTCTTTGATAAAAAGGTTATAGAAACGATCATAATCATCCTTGAAGCCTAAATTCTTTGTCATTTCCATGATTATTTCAGGAGTTTCTAAATCTAAATTAATACCTTTAAATCGCTCTTCCAATCTACTGGGATAATGGTGTTTGAAATAATTCAAACCAAAAATGGTTACTTCATCTAATGGTAAAAGTTGGTCTTTTATAGCACCTGTTAGAGCTAATTTTAAACCGACTTCTTCGTCTTCAAATTTTGGCCAGAGAATTCCTGGTGTGTCCAATATTTCTAAGTCTTTATTGCTTTTAAGCCATTGTTGTCCTTTGGTGACACCAGGTTTGTTTCCAACGACAGCAATTTTTTTTCCAGCTAAGCGATTCATTAAAGTTGACTTACCTGCGTTTGGAATTCCAATAATCATAGTACGTAAACTTTGTTTTTGGATGCCTCTTTCCTGCAATTTTTGAAGTTTTTCTGCCATTAATTTTTTGGCTGCCTCAGTAACTTTTTTGACTGTAGCTTGTTCTTTCGAATTAATGGCCAATGTTTTTATCCCTTGTTCTTCGTAATAGCGGCACCATTCTTTTGTTAAACTTTGGTCTGCTAAATCAGCCTTATTCAAAATCATTAATTTGGGTTTTTCACCGACTATTTTCGTTAACATAGGATTTTGACTGGAGAGTGGTAAACGAGCATCGACCAAAATTGTCACAAAATCAACGTGTTTTAAATTTTCTTGTACTTGTCTTCTCGCCTTGGACATATGTCCAGGGAACCATTGTATTATTGGCATGTTTTTTCCTTTCAAAAAGTCATTCGTTATCATAATTGCATCATACTCCCTATTATAACATAAGAAATATTGTTAAAAGGATAACAGATAGGGAAAATAGTTTATGACTTGATTTAAGTTTTATAAAAATGTATAATCTAGTTATTGAAACTAGATGTAGGAGTTTTTAAAAATGTATTTATTACCAAAATGGGACGAACTTCCAAATCTTGACCTGTATTTGGATCAAGTTATTTTATATGTCAATCAAACAACTTATGAAAAGAGTGCTTTTACTATTAAAGAACTAACATCTTCTATGATTAACAATTACGTTAAACATGGTTATCTCGGAAAGCCAATTAAGAAAAAGTATCGTAGGCATCAAATTGCAAGACTCATTGCACTGACCGTTTTGAAAAAAGCTTTTCCAATTCAAGAAATCAGTTATGTTTTGCAAAAATTACAAAATGATATGACATCGGAAGATTTATATAATTGTTTTGTTGACTATTGGAATACTGGAAATGAGATAGAAACACCAGAAATCATTATTGCAGCTTGTCAAACAATAAAATCCTATGACAAAACCATGCTATTAATGTCATTTATTGAGAAGAATGAGGAATAAAAATGAATCAAAGCTTTAAACAAACTCTCCCTTTGTCATTTGGTGAAGAAGTCGCAAATGCTACAACTCATGCTATTGGAGCCTTCCTAACCCTATTACTTCTGCCCTTTTCAGCAATTTATGCTTATCAAAGCTATGACCTCCGGGCTGCGATTGGCATCTCAATCTTCGTGATTAGTCTATTCTTAATGTTTTTATCATCTGCCATTTATCACTCCATGTCATATGGTAGCCCACAAAAATATATCCTTAGAATCATTGATCATAGTATGATTTATATTGCAATTGCAGGTAGTTATACTCCTGTTGCTCTATCACTTGTTGGTGGTTGGGTAGGCTATAGTATTATAGTTTTACAATGGAGTATTACTATTTTTGGAATATTATACAAG
This window encodes:
- a CDS encoding DUF3307 domain-containing protein, producing MPSIAEYLKSNPLLLLLLICHFLADFHFQSPQMAEKKLSDKRYLLKHILLVGVTLMPLFVLIPNQWLTYLIIWLSHAVIDLSKSKFARLLKLNIKQSFILDQLFHLTIIASLAVINAHNYSKVVYLDNSLLTTALFIILITKPSNILFKILFEKYQPAEGVKLDTISGAGAMIGTLERIVIGICMVMGQYASIGLVFTAKSIARYNKISESPAFAEYYLIGSLFSILSVFLAYCICF
- the trhA gene encoding PAQR family membrane homeostasis protein TrhA, encoding MNQSFKQTLPLSFGEEVANATTHAIGAFLTLLLLPFSAIYAYQSYDLRAAIGISIFVISLFLMFLSSAIYHSMSYGSPQKYILRIIDHSMIYIAIAGSYTPVALSLVGGWVGYSIIVLQWSITIFGILYKIFAKSINEKFSLSLYLIMGWLIIFILPTIIFKTSLSFGLLMLFGGLSYTIGAAFYAKKRPYFHMIWHLFILLASSLQFLAIVFYML
- a CDS encoding DUF1836 domain-containing protein, which encodes MYLLPKWDELPNLDLYLDQVILYVNQTTYEKSAFTIKELTSSMINNYVKHGYLGKPIKKKYRRHQIARLIALTVLKKAFPIQEISYVLQKLQNDMTSEDLYNCFVDYWNTGNEIETPEIIIAACQTIKSYDKTMLLMSFIEKNEE
- the dprA gene encoding DNA-processing protein DprA codes for the protein MNNFDIFKLKCAGLKNHHILNIIAYMKHSTQSLSLSLRNMAVVSKCSDPITFIENYKALKSKELRKIFMEYPSISILDKEYPALLKEIHNPPVLFFYQGNIKLLDSPKLAIVGSRKASETGIKSVQKIVEELNNKYVIVSGLARGIDTAAHLSSLRNGGQTIAIIGSGFNNIYPKENRRLQDYIGQHHLLISEYAPNDKPYSFHFPERNRIIAGLVKAVLVVEAKKRSGSLITCQHALDEGRDVYAIPGNIIDGFSDGCNLLIQEGAKCVTNGFQISSELF
- the topA gene encoding type I DNA topoisomerase; protein product: MVTKTKSVAKPAKKKATKKKSTSPQKNLVIVESPAKAKTIEKYLGRNYKVVASVGHIRDLKKSSMSIDFENNYEPEYINIRGKGPLINSLKKEAKNAKKVFLASDPDREGEAISWHLSHILGLESDDKNRVVFNEITKDAVKNAFLEPRVIDMDLVDAQQARRVLDRIVGYSISPILWQKVKKGLSAGRVQSVALKLIIDRENEIKAFVPEEYWTIDGLFKKGRQKFQASFYGLNGKKMKLETNDDVKFVLSHLKSDAFDVTTVEKKERRRNAPMPYTTSSLQQDAANKINFRTRKTMMVAQQLYEGINLGSNGTQGLITYMRTDSTRISPIAQNEAAAFITERFGSNYSKHGNKVKNTNGAQDAHEAIRPSNVHYTPESIAKYLNKDQLKLYTLIWNRFVASQMTAAIFDTVKVTLEQNSVSFIANGSQIKFNGYMAVYNDSDKNKMLPEMTQGEVVTKESTNPEQHFTQPPARYSEATLIKTLEENGVGRPSTYAPTLEVIQRRYYVKLSAKRFEPTELGEIVNKLIVEFFPDIVNVTFTAEMEAKLDQVETGERQWQTVIDTFYKPFAKDLEKAEDEIEKIQIKDEPAGFDCDLCGHPMVIKLGRFGKFYACSNFPDCRNTKAITKEIGVTCPICKKGQVIERKTKKNRVFYGCDRYPECEFTSWDIPVGRECPKSGDYLVEKKIRGGGKQVVCSSESCDYKEEKIK
- a CDS encoding sugar O-acetyltransferase, with the translated sequence MTELEKMLAGELYNASDSTLKQMRQEARQQIALFNSEGNGHKRSQILKNWLGSTGESIYMEPYFVCDYGSNIYVGENFYANYNTTLLDVCEIRIGNNAMFGPNCQLLTPLHPLNADERISGLEYGAPITIGDNVWLGGGVTILPGVSLGDNVVVGAGSVVTKSFGDNLVLAGNPAKIIKHL
- a CDS encoding LysR family transcriptional regulator is translated as MEIRQLNYFITVAETKNYSHAAKSLFVTQPTLSQSIKKLEQELNTALFIQNGRQLQLTEAGEILYQRGKTLLKDFNLLLEEIHLLNQEKKESIRIGLTSLFAIQFMKQISTFMATHSSVEVSLIQDGSRKLQELLAKGKIDIGLLSFPCLRDDITIEPLQTSTHGYKVSIVMPKTHPLANHKSLRLIDLKDCRFATLNEHFMLGEMLPRRARSLGFEPNIVFKHSDWEVIIHSLESLDAVTILASEFESLSQKNDLIWIPFQDKNDFYPIGIAYRDNYTFSPTIEELLALLKTN
- a CDS encoding SatD family protein, producing the protein MNYIAVIGDFIDSKQVEQRYQFQEKFKKALEKINQKYQKDIVSKFSITLGDEFQGLLKIEANVFQMIDDISLAMKPHSIRYGIGIGQIITEINPEMSIGADGPAYWQAREAITYIHQKNDYGQTKIAIRTKDLETDVVINALISAGDAIKSNWRASQEEVFETILHLNYYQENFDQKEVSEKLGLTASSLSKRLKSSSVKVYFRTRNAAKELINKLRIEGNQNA
- a CDS encoding ribonuclease HII, producing MTKTIKEINRLLEAISELSDPYFIELESDDRVGVKKAVNKRRKAIQAMIDEELRLDKMLSYEKVLYQEGFSLIAGIDEVGRGPLAGPVVAACVILPIDCKIKGLNDSKKIPKSKHLSIFQAIQERALGIGIGIVDNHVIDDINIYQATKVAMIEAIKNIKGDVTEPDYLLIDAMTLETPIPQQSIIKGDANSMSIAAASIVAKVTRDRLMMDYEKAFPGYNFAKNAGYGTTSHLNGLKQFGVTPIHRTSYEPIKSML
- the ylqF gene encoding ribosome biogenesis GTPase YlqF; translation: MPIIQWFPGHMSKARRQVQENLKHVDFVTILVDARLPLSSQNPMLTKIVGEKPKLMILNKADLADQSLTKEWCRYYEEQGIKTLAINSKEQATVKKVTEAAKKLMAEKLQKLQERGIQKQSLRTMIIGIPNAGKSTLMNRLAGKKIAVVGNKPGVTKGQQWLKSNKDLEILDTPGILWPKFEDEEVGLKLALTGAIKDQLLPLDEVTIFGLNYFKHHYPSRLEERFKGINLDLETPEIIMEMTKNLGFKDDYDRFYNLFIKEIRDGKLGVFTLDQVGDIDDKNH
- the trmFO gene encoding methylenetetrahydrofolate--tRNA-(uracil(54)-C(5))-methyltransferase (FADH(2)-oxidizing) TrmFO, whose amino-acid sequence is MSQSYINVIGAGLAGSEAAYQIAKRGIPVKLYEMRGVKATPQHKTSNFAELVCSNSFRGDSLTNAVGLLKEEMRRLDSIIMRAGEAHRVPAGGAMAVDRVGYAEAVTAELENNPLIEVIRGEITEIPNDAITVIATGPLTSDALAEKIHALNGGEGFYFYDAAAPIIDKSTINMDKVYLKSRYDKGEAAYLNCPMTKEEFLAFHEALTTAEEAPLNSFEKEKYFEGCMPIEVMAKRGIKTMLYGPMKPVGLEYPDDYKGPRDGDYKTPYAVVQLRQDNAAGSLYNMVGFQTHLKWGEQKRVFQMIPGLENAEFVRYGVMHRNSYMDSPNLLKQTFQSRANENLFFAGQMTGVEGYVESAASGLIAGINAARLFKGEEAIIFPETTAIGSLPHYVTHTDSKHFQPMNVNFGIIKELEGKRIRDKKERYEAIAERSLKDLEAFLNS